GCCTTGCAATCAGGAGGTatctcaaagaagaaagaaatgagTGTTGTGATGGTATCCCAGGGCCCCAAGTCTCCCCTCACATGCCAAACACCTCCACCCTCATATCAACCCTCACccccaaaataccaataccctgccaccacctaccatacctataacactCAACTTGCATATTACCATTCAACTCCAaccgcccgccaaaactacccaaagccaTGCCTAAATGTCGACCGTAGTACTTCTAGACAATACACCCAAATTGCTTAACCCATAGCCCAACTGTATGAGAGACCGAAGGCTgctggttacgtcacccctatTCCCGTTGTTGTTGAGGACCCTTCCCAGTGGATCAATCCCAACAACATTTGTGcctatcattcaggcatgaaaggtcataTCATTGAGGAGTGCCGCATGTTAAAAGACAAGATTCAGAAACTGATCGACACTAAGGTTATACAAGCTAAGAAAGACACATCGAATATCCACAAtaatcctctcccggatcataggGGTGAGGGGTGAACGTGAAAGAAACTGATAAGGAATGGGATCAGGAAGGGTCCATCGGACTCATTCGAGAGGGATACACTCCTAAAACATCTCTGATCACCCTCACACCAGTTGTAGTACAAACCCAGACACCATTTGAGGTCGAGGTAGCTAATCCCTTCACTGTAATGGTAGCTCCCACACCATCTTACAAGTCTGATGCCATCCCATGGGATTATCATTTTGGATTGTTTATTCATATTCCGAGCCTAATTATTTTACTGCCTAGCTAACAGTAAAATACTATATATGAATCTTGAGTTGAACTTGAAAGAGGTAATTCTTGATTGCAATAGGATTGGGTTGTTTATTCATATACCGTATTCAAGTTTGGAGAATTGATTTGCGAATACggataaaaatatacatatttgcTATGCTTAGCCAATTGTGCAAGAGATTATTAATGtattctttttatcttttatcttATAGAAATATAGGGTTTAGAATAAATTGAAGAGGCGAGCAAAAGTTGTTGAGTTTCTACTAGTATTATTGTCTTTGTAGGTCAATAACCCAGATAAATTAATAAGTCAAGTTAATTGAAGAATTCTACAGGATTGTTACATAACCATAACCCTGGAATATTATATCTCATTGAATTAAAACTTTCGCGCTAAGTGttctagttaattagttattctCTTAATCGTAATTTTACATAGTAGAATTAATCAAACAAATATCACCTTGAAATTATTCTTGACTCGATAAATTAGAAGTTGCTTGATTTAGTTGATAAttgatcacaagtcctcgtgggaaaGATACCCTACTCACTCTTTATTACTTGAttgaccgcgtatacttgcgtgtgtgatTTAGGGCAACAAGTTTTTAGCGTCGTTTCCGGGGAGttagaaataatttattttactaCATTAAGCCTTTACTACTCATCAAGTTTTGTTTTTTTAATCTTCTTTTTGGCTGGGTGTTTGATCTCAGGTACCTTGCTTGAATACGACATGTTAGAAGCCAGGATAGACTACATGAATTTGACCCAGAACCTGCGAGAGCATTTTGTAGAAGGTTGAGAGAAGCTCCAGAAGAAAATAATCTACAAGCACTCATCCATCTTCCTGTGGAAATGGCGGAAGAACACCCATTGGCAGTACAAGAGGTGGTTATGCCTAGCATTTCTAATGTCACCTCAAGTATCGTTAAGCCTAGGATCAGTGGGCATTGTGATCTTAAGCAGAGCATGATCCAGCTACTTCATGCAAATGTACAGTTCATGGGACTACCACACGAAGACCCCAAACAACATATTCTGAATTTTCTGGAGATTAGTGATACCTATATTACTAACAGGGTCACATCAGATTATGTTAGGCTCACATTGTTCCCTTTTTCTCTGTTGGGAGAGGCCAAGAGATGGCTGAAGTCTGAGCCAACTAACTCTATTGcatcatggaatgatttggctCGCAAAATCGTGGCtaggttttttctttttggtaaaacTGCAAAGATAAGAAGTGAGATAATTGCATTCAAACAGAGATAGTGAATCACTTTATGCAGCCTGGGAGCAATTCAAAGGGATACTAAGAGATTGTACACACCATAACCAAACCAACAAGGTACTGGCTCATACTTTTATTGAAGGTCTACACCCTGAAACAAAAATAGTGGTAGACACAGTAGCTGGTGGTCAAGTATTGGAAAAGAGATTCGATGAAATCTATGCGCTGTTGAACAAGTTTTACAAAAGAAACCCAGATTAGCAAGGGGAAGCAGGTAGACATAGAGTTCAGAAAGCTAACGGGGTACTTGAATTGGATGTTGTATCAGCATTATTTGCACAGGTAGCATCTTTAGCAAATCATATCAGCTAGATGAATGTGGTTCAGAACCAATAGCAGTTCCAACCATTGCAACAGGTGCCGGTGTTCTACGAAGTATGCGGCGAGGGCCATATTAGTGATGCCTGTCCAGCTAATCAGAATCAGTATGGTAATACTTATAACCCAAACTAGAGAAATAACCCAAATTTCTCATTGGGTGGAAATCAGGGTAATCAAAATCAGTTTAAACCTCAAGGTCAATAGCAGCACTTTCGCCTACCACAAGAAGATCAGTCGGAAAATCTGATGGGTAATATTGAGGACATACTCAAGAAGATTATGGCTGATAATCAGAATCAAGCTACTGCTATTCTAAATCTAGAGCGACAGATGGGGCAACTTGCTAGTGCCCAAAATACCAAACCAGCGGTAGCATTACCTAGCAACACTGAGGCTAATTCTAAGGCCCCTATTAACGCTGTGTCATTGAGGAATGGGAGAGAATTAGAAGAAGTCCCATCGAAGAAGAGAAAGCAAGTGACATTTAGTGAAAAACAACCCACCACAAAAGTCGAATTGGAAACTGCAAAGGAGTCAGAGAATCCAATTGAAGAGGTCGTGGCAAAGCAACCACAATCAATTGTTGCGAAGCCACCACCTCCATTCCCTTGGAGATTGCAGAAAGTGAAAGGTAATGCAGCGTACAATAAATTCCTTGATATTTTGAAACAGGTGCAGATTAATATCCCATTGGTGGACATTTTACAAGAAGAAAGAAGTGCCAAAGTATGCAAAGTACATAAAGGAAATTGTGGCAAACAAGCGCAAACTAACAGAGTTCGAGACTGTAGCACTCACTGAGGAGTGTAGTTCCAGAATTCAGAATAAGTTGCCTTTTAAATTGAAGGACCCGGGAAGCTTcacaattcaaatttcaattgggaaatatgTGGTTGGGCGAGCATTGTGTGATCTTTGGATGAGCATAAACCTAATGTCGTTGTCTGTATTTCGACAACTAGGGTTGGGAGATCCTCGACCAACTACGGTAGTATTGCAATTAACATATAGATCATGAGCCATCCTTGAGGACGTCATTGAAGATGTACTGGTCCAAGTGGGAACATTCATATTCCCAACTggttttgtcattctagattatGAGCCTGATCAGGAAGTCCCATTTATTTTGTGACGACTATTTCTAGCCACGGGTCGCGCAATTATTGATGTATGTGAAGGACAAATGAACATGAGAGTGGTTGACAAGGTAGAGGTCTTCAATGTATACCGAGCACTTAAATTGCCGGCACACTATGAAGATTTGGCCATGATCACAGTTGTGGATGATGAATTGGTAGGTACAACACCATACTTAGTATCTGAAGATCCTTTGGGAAGATCTTTAATTGACGAAGAAGAAGAGGGGGATGAAATGGTGGAAATGATTGTACAAGTATTGAGCATAACATACCAGTATGTCAACAGGTTAAAGAGATTTGAGGAAATCGACAATCTATTGACATTGACACCATCTAAACCATCGATTGAGTAGGCTCCAAAGTTGGAGCTCAAACCTTTACCTTCTCATCCGCGATACACGTACTTAGGTATTTCAGAATCCTTTCATGTGATcatctcatcttctttatcacATGTGCAAGAGGACAAGTTGTTGCGGGTTCTGAGGGAACACAAATGGCCATTGGTTGGACTATTGACGATATCAAGGGAATTAGTGTATCACTTTGCATGCATAAAATATTCATGGAGGATGGACGCATACCAAGTGTAGAGCAGTAGAGACGACCGAATCCTATTATGAAGGAGGTGgtaaaaaggagattatcaaatgGCTGGACGCAGGGATCATATTTCCTATTTCTGACAATAATTTGGGTGAGTCCCGTGAAGTGCGTGCAGAAAAAGGGAGGCATGACAGTTGTGGCAAACGAGCAAAATGAGTTGATACCTACCAGAACGATGACGGGCTGGAGGGTATGTATTGATTACAAGAAACTCAACAAGGCTACGCGCAAGAACCACTCCTCCTCTCCctttcattgatcagatgttagacaggCTAGCTGGGCATCAATATTATTGCATTCTTGGTGGTTACTTCGGTTACAAGCAGATAGTGATAGCACCataagaccaggaaaagactacATTTACTTGCCCCTATGGAACCTTCACATTTAAAAGGTTGTTATTCGGGTTAGGCAATGCACCGACGagtttt
The nucleotide sequence above comes from Nicotiana tabacum cultivar K326 chromosome 12, ASM71507v2, whole genome shotgun sequence. Encoded proteins:
- the LOC142167277 gene encoding uncharacterized protein LOC142167277; its protein translation is MAEEHPLAVQEVVMPSISNVTSSIVKPRISGHCDLKQSMIQLLHANVQFMGLPHEDPKQHILNFLEISDTYITNRVTSDYVRLTLFPFSLLGEAKRWLKSEPTNSIASWNDLARKIVARFFLFGKTAKIRTWEQFKGILRDCTHHNQTNKVLAHTFIEGLHPETKIVVDTVAGGQVLEKRFDEIYALLNKFYKRNPD